From Pseudomonas hormoni:
ACCCGTCAACGTTAGTGCAGTTGTACCGCGAGCCAGACTCAAAGGGTTGAAGGCGCGCGCGTGTTTGCGCTGGAGCAGGTAGCCCTGCACGAAATCGCAGCCGTTACCCTCGAGAAACGCGAATTGCTCGGGGGTTTCGACGCCTTCGGTGATCACCTGTAAATGCAGGGTGTGGGCAATGACGATGATCGCGCTCTGGAGTATAGAGGCCGTGCATCAAAGGAGTAGTGGCACATTGGAGTCAAAAAAACTTCGGAATTACACTGATAGCGATTGGTGCTAAGCCCTAGGCGCTTTGCTCAAAGGTCATTTCGTACTCGGGTAGCAGGGCTGGCAGCCCGAACGCTGCCCGTGCCGCATCGCAATCCACGTTCGCCTCGCCATTGGCCCAGGAGGCGTCGAACTCCCGGCAGGTGCTGGAGCGCTGATCGTAGATCGAGCATTGCACGGTGCTGCCTACTTCACCGACCAGCCCGATGCAGCGGGTGGGTTTGCAGTCTGTGCCGAGCATGGCCACGCGACTGGGGCTGATGGGCGCGACAAGCTCGTCGGGCACTGTCCCACCGGCCGAGGTGCATTCACCCCAGAAAAAAGACACGCGAAAATGGGAACAGCAGGCACCGCAATTCAGACACGGACTGGCTTCGGACATGGGCGATAATCAAAAGAGGGTGGGGGGACGGTGGGGCAGACAAGGCCGCTATTCTAGGCTTCGCGTTGGACTTGGGAAGGGGGCGCAAAAGTATTTTTTTATGCGACCAAAGGCGTTGGAAACACCGACCTTACCCACACCACAAATCCCTTGTGGGAGCGAGCCTGCTCGCGATTGCGGTCTGACATTCAACGAATCCGTTGGCTGATGTAAAACTATCGCTAGCAGGCTAGCTCCCACAGTTGCCATGGGCTGATATCAGCCTTACGAATAATTACAGACAGCTACGGCGAGCCTGACTAGATTGCAGGTTCCGGGGACAGTGAGGCCCCAATAACAATAAAAGAGACGGACCCATGCAGAACTCGACCCAAGCGGCGAATGCCTGGCGCATTCTGTTCCTGCTGTTCCTGGCCAACCTGTTCAACTTCTTCGACCGCACCATTCCGGCCATCATCATCGAGCCAATCCGTATGGAATGGCACCTCAGCGATTTTCAACTGGGAATCATCGGGACTGCATTCACCATCGTCTACGCGATTGCCGGCCTGCCTTTGGGCCGGATGGCCGATACCGGCTCGCGCGCCAAACTGATGGGCTGGGGCCTGGCGGCGTGGAGCGCGCTGACTGCCGTTAACGGGCTGGTGGGCAGTTTCTGGAGTTTCCTGATCGTGCGCATGGGCATCGGTATTGGTGAGGCCAGTTATGCACCGGCCGCCAACTCGCTGATCGGCGACCTGTTCCCGGCCCACCGTCGCGCGCGGGCGATGGGCATTTTCATGCTCGGCCTGCCATTGGGCCTGTTACTGGCGTTTTTCACCATCGGCTGGATGGTCAAGGCCTTCGACAGCTGGCGTGCACCGTTTTTCATCGCGGCAGTGCCGGGGCTGGTCCTGGCGATCTTCATGTTCTTCATCAAGGAACCGAAACGCGGCGCGGCCGAAAGTGTGCAGGTCTCGCAGGAACGTGTGGACCGGCCGATCCGCCGAGTGCTGGCGGTGCCGACATTCCTGTGGCTGGTCATGGCGGGGCTGTGTTTTAACTTCGCCACCTATGCCTGCAACTCTTTTCTGGTGCCGATGCTGCAGCGTTATTTCCTGATGCCCTTGCATGAGGCCGCTGTGGCAACGGGCGTCATCGTCGGTGTGACTGGCCTGTTCGGCCTGACCTTGGGCGGTTGGGTCGCGGACAAGATTCACCAGCGCGTGGCCAATGGGCGGCTGCTGTTTGCGGCATTCAGCCTGATCATCTCGACGGTGTGCACCGCTTGGGCGTTGCATGCGGGACGGATCGAAATCGGGGTGTTCGTGGCGGTGTTCAGCGTCGGCTGGTTGTTTGCCTACAACTTCTACACCTGCGTCTACACGGCGATTCAGGACGTGGTCGAACCGCGCCTGCGGGCGACGGCCATGGCGTTGTTCTTTGCCGGGTTGTATTTGCTCGGCGGTGGATTGGGGCCGGTGGTGGTGGGCGGTCTGTCCGATCACTTTGCGCACACGGCCATGCTGGCGGCCGGTGCCGAGCAGATGACCGAAGCGTTCAAGGCTGTCGGGCTGCATGACGCGATGTACCTTATTCCGGTGGCGCTGTTCTTTACGATGGTGTTTCTGTTTCTGGCATCGCGGTGTTTTGTGCGGGATGCGAAGCGGATGAAGGATGGTTTGGTGGCGGTGGTTGAGCCTGAGATTCCTGCTGTCACCGCATAACAGGAGCGAACACAAAAACCTGTGGCGAGGGAGCTTGCTCCCGTTGGGGCGCGAAGCGGCCCTGAAATCTCAAAGCGACGACTGCTTCGCAGCCGAGCGGGAGCAAGCTCCTCGCCACAAATGGTCAGTGTCGAACCATAAAAAAGGCCCGCATCGCTGCGGGCCTTTTTGTTTTTCCGGGGGAAGTGGGGGTTAACCCGCCACCAACACCCGAATCGCTTCCAGTCGCAACGCAGCCTTGTCGAGCATGGCCAGACCTTGCTCACGCTGTTTACGCAAGGCAACCAGTTCGCTGTCACGTACGGTCGGGTTGACCGCTTGCAACGCAGTCAGGCGTGCCAGTTCTTCGTCGGTGTCGGCCGCCAGGCGACGCTGCGCCTCAGCCACACGCTCGGCGTGACGCGGGAAGATCTTCTCTTCACCCGCGTTGATCCGTGGCGTCAGCTGATCGCGCTGGGCCTGGATGAACTTGTTGGCGCTGGCACGCGGCACGCTTTCCAGTTGATCGTTCAGGGTTTCGAACGACACCCGGGCCGACAGGTCGTTGCCATTGGCATCGAGCAGGCAGCGCAGCGCGGCCGGGGGCAGGTAACGGCCCAGTTGCAGCGAGCGCGGCGCAACC
This genomic window contains:
- a CDS encoding spinster family MFS transporter; this encodes MQNSTQAANAWRILFLLFLANLFNFFDRTIPAIIIEPIRMEWHLSDFQLGIIGTAFTIVYAIAGLPLGRMADTGSRAKLMGWGLAAWSALTAVNGLVGSFWSFLIVRMGIGIGEASYAPAANSLIGDLFPAHRRARAMGIFMLGLPLGLLLAFFTIGWMVKAFDSWRAPFFIAAVPGLVLAIFMFFIKEPKRGAAESVQVSQERVDRPIRRVLAVPTFLWLVMAGLCFNFATYACNSFLVPMLQRYFLMPLHEAAVATGVIVGVTGLFGLTLGGWVADKIHQRVANGRLLFAAFSLIISTVCTAWALHAGRIEIGVFVAVFSVGWLFAYNFYTCVYTAIQDVVEPRLRATAMALFFAGLYLLGGGLGPVVVGGLSDHFAHTAMLAAGAEQMTEAFKAVGLHDAMYLIPVALFFTMVFLFLASRCFVRDAKRMKDGLVAVVEPEIPAVTA
- a CDS encoding YkgJ family cysteine cluster protein; its protein translation is MSEASPCLNCGACCSHFRVSFFWGECTSAGGTVPDELVAPISPSRVAMLGTDCKPTRCIGLVGEVGSTVQCSIYDQRSSTCREFDASWANGEANVDCDAARAAFGLPALLPEYEMTFEQSA